The Mycolicibacterium fluoranthenivorans genome has a window encoding:
- a CDS encoding arginine repressor, with protein MSSPTRVGRQARIVTLLSSNPISSQTELAALLAEEGIDVTQATLSRDLEELGAVKLRGADGGVGVYVVPEDGSPVRGVSGGTERVTKLLGELLVSTDASANIAVLRTPPGAAHYLASAIDRASLPQVVGTIAGDDTIFVIAREPMTGAELATMFQNLK; from the coding sequence ATGAGCTCGCCGACCCGCGTCGGACGACAGGCCCGCATCGTCACGCTGCTGTCGTCGAATCCGATCAGTAGCCAGACCGAACTCGCGGCCTTGCTGGCCGAGGAGGGGATCGACGTCACCCAGGCCACCCTGTCGCGCGATCTGGAGGAGCTCGGCGCGGTGAAACTGCGCGGCGCCGACGGTGGGGTCGGCGTATACGTCGTGCCTGAGGACGGCAGCCCGGTGCGTGGGGTATCCGGTGGCACCGAGCGGGTGACGAAGCTGCTCGGCGAACTTCTGGTGTCCACCGACGCCAGCGCGAACATCGCCGTACTGCGCACACCGCCGGGCGCGGCGCACTACCTGGCCAGTGCCATCGACCGGGCGTCGTTGCCCCAGGTTGTCGGCACCATCGCCGGTGATGACACCATCTTCGTGATAGCGCGTGAGCCGATGACCGGCGCCGAGCTCGCGACCATGTTCCAAAACTTGAAATAG
- the pheS gene encoding phenylalanine--tRNA ligase subunit alpha, with amino-acid sequence MAVQTDRQGEPSDLSEEALTDAVDAARAAFDAAVDLDALARAKTEHLGDRSPIALARQALGALPKTERADAGKRVNVARTQAQQAFDDRLAQLRAERDAAVLVAERIDVTLPSTRQPVGARHPITLLTERIADTFVAMGWELAEGPEVETEQFNFDALNFPPDHPARSEQDTFQIAPDGSRQVLRTHTSPVQIRALLERDLPVYIISLGRTFRTDELDATHTPVFHQVEGLAVDKGLTMAHLRGTLDALARAEFGPAGRTRFRPHFFPFTEPSAEVDVWFENKKGGPGWVEWGGCGMVNPNVLRACGIDPAEYSGFAFGMGLERTLQFRNGIPDMRDMVEGDVRFSLPFGVGA; translated from the coding sequence TCCAGACTGACCGGCAAGGCGAGCCCAGTGACCTCTCGGAAGAAGCTCTGACCGACGCTGTCGATGCGGCCCGTGCGGCGTTCGACGCTGCCGTCGACCTGGACGCACTCGCCCGAGCCAAGACCGAACACCTCGGCGACCGCTCTCCGATCGCACTGGCAAGGCAGGCCCTGGGTGCCTTGCCGAAGACTGAACGTGCCGACGCTGGTAAGCGGGTCAACGTCGCCAGGACACAGGCGCAACAGGCCTTCGACGACCGGCTGGCGCAGCTGCGCGCCGAACGCGACGCGGCGGTGCTGGTCGCCGAGCGCATCGACGTCACCTTGCCGTCCACTCGGCAGCCGGTCGGGGCGCGACATCCCATCACCCTGCTGACCGAGCGCATCGCGGACACGTTCGTGGCGATGGGCTGGGAGCTGGCCGAGGGTCCTGAGGTGGAGACCGAGCAGTTCAACTTCGACGCGCTGAACTTCCCGCCGGATCACCCGGCCCGCAGCGAGCAGGACACCTTCCAGATAGCCCCGGACGGCTCGCGTCAGGTGCTGCGCACCCACACCTCCCCGGTGCAGATCCGCGCCTTGCTGGAGCGCGACCTGCCGGTGTACATCATCTCGCTGGGCCGGACCTTCCGTACCGACGAGCTGGACGCCACCCACACCCCGGTGTTCCACCAGGTGGAGGGGCTGGCGGTGGACAAGGGCCTGACCATGGCGCACCTGCGCGGCACGCTGGACGCGCTGGCACGCGCCGAGTTCGGACCTGCGGGACGCACCCGGTTCCGGCCGCACTTCTTCCCGTTCACCGAGCCCTCGGCCGAGGTCGACGTGTGGTTCGAGAACAAGAAGGGCGGGCCCGGCTGGGTGGAATGGGGTGGCTGCGGCATGGTGAACCCGAATGTGCTGCGCGCCTGCGGTATCGACCCGGCTGAGTATTCGGGCTTTGCCTTCGGTATGGGATTGGAGCGAACCCTGCAGTTCCGCAACGGAATTCCCGATATGCGCGACATGGTGGAGGGTGACGTGCGGTTCTCCCTGCCGTTCGGAGTGGGCGCCTGA
- the argB gene encoding acetylglutamate kinase gives MSTGTTSTSTKAQVLAEALPWLKQLNGKIVVVKYGGNAMTDDTLKAAFAADMVFLRNCGVHPVVVHGGGPQISAMLKKLGIDGEFKGGFRVTTPEVLDVARMVLFGQVGRELVGLINAHGPYAVGITGEDAHLLTAVRRSVLVDGVPTDIGLVGDVEQVNAAAVLDLIAAGRIPVISTIAPDKDGVVHNINADTAAAAVAEALGAEKLLMLTDVEGLYTDWPDRTSLVSEIDTATLTQLLPTLESGMVPKIEACLRAVSNGVPSAHVIDGRVEHCVLVELFTDEGTGTKVVGS, from the coding sequence GTGAGTACCGGGACCACGTCCACCAGCACCAAAGCCCAGGTGTTGGCCGAAGCACTGCCGTGGCTCAAGCAGCTCAACGGCAAGATCGTCGTCGTCAAGTACGGCGGCAACGCCATGACCGACGACACCCTCAAGGCCGCCTTCGCCGCCGATATGGTCTTCCTGCGCAACTGCGGTGTGCACCCGGTCGTCGTGCACGGCGGGGGTCCGCAGATCAGCGCCATGCTCAAGAAGCTCGGTATCGACGGCGAGTTCAAGGGCGGATTCCGGGTCACCACACCGGAAGTGCTCGATGTGGCCCGGATGGTGCTGTTCGGTCAGGTCGGCCGCGAACTGGTCGGGCTGATCAACGCCCACGGCCCGTACGCCGTCGGGATCACCGGTGAGGATGCCCACCTGCTCACCGCGGTGCGGCGCAGCGTACTGGTCGACGGCGTGCCGACCGATATCGGACTGGTCGGTGACGTCGAGCAGGTCAACGCCGCGGCGGTGCTCGATCTGATTGCCGCCGGCCGGATTCCGGTGATCTCCACCATCGCACCGGACAAGGACGGTGTGGTGCACAACATCAACGCCGACACCGCAGCCGCCGCGGTCGCCGAAGCGCTGGGCGCCGAGAAGCTGCTCATGCTCACCGATGTCGAAGGCCTCTACACCGACTGGCCCGACCGCACCTCACTGGTCAGCGAGATCGACACCGCCACACTGACGCAACTGCTGCCGACCCTGGAGTCGGGCATGGTGCCCAAGATCGAGGCCTGCCTGCGCGCGGTCAGCAACGGCGTGCCGAGCGCCCACGTGATTGATGGCCGCGTCGAACATTGCGTGCTCGTAGAACTTTTCACCGACGAAGGGACCGGTACGAAGGTGGTCGGCTCATGA
- a CDS encoding argininosuccinate synthase → MSERVILAYSGGLDTSVAISWIGKETGREVVAVAIDLGQGGEDMDVVRQRALDCGAVEAVVVDARDEFADEYCLPTIQSNALYMDRYPLVSAISRPLIVKHLVAAAREHKGGTVAHGCTGKGNDQVRFEVGFASLAPDLQVLAPVRDYAWTREKAIAFAEENAIPINVTKRSPFSIDQNVWGRAVETGFLEHLWNAPTKDVYDYTEDPTLNWSTPDEVIVGFEKGVPVSIDGRPVTVLEAIVELNRRAGAQGVGRLDVVEDRLVGIKSREIYEAPGAMVLITAHTELEHVTLERELGRYKRGTDQKWGELVYDGLWYSPLKRALESFVAHTQEHVTGEIRLVLHGGHIAVNGRRSPTSLYDFNLATYDEGDSFDQSSAKGFVHVHGLSSKISAKRDLGL, encoded by the coding sequence ATGTCCGAACGCGTCATCCTGGCGTATTCCGGCGGTCTGGACACCTCGGTCGCGATCAGCTGGATCGGCAAGGAGACCGGCCGTGAGGTCGTGGCCGTGGCCATCGACCTCGGCCAGGGCGGCGAAGACATGGACGTGGTCCGGCAGCGTGCCCTCGACTGCGGGGCCGTCGAGGCCGTCGTCGTCGACGCCCGCGACGAGTTCGCCGACGAGTACTGCCTGCCGACGATCCAGTCCAATGCGCTCTACATGGACCGCTACCCGCTGGTGTCGGCCATCAGCCGGCCGCTGATCGTCAAGCACCTGGTCGCCGCCGCCCGGGAGCACAAGGGCGGCACCGTCGCACACGGCTGCACCGGCAAGGGCAACGACCAGGTCCGGTTCGAGGTCGGCTTCGCCTCGCTGGCTCCTGACCTGCAGGTGCTGGCCCCGGTGCGTGACTACGCGTGGACCAGGGAAAAGGCCATCGCCTTCGCCGAGGAGAACGCCATCCCGATCAACGTCACCAAGCGGTCCCCGTTCTCGATCGACCAGAACGTGTGGGGCCGCGCGGTGGAGACCGGCTTCCTGGAGCACCTCTGGAACGCGCCGACCAAGGATGTCTACGACTACACCGAGGACCCGACGCTCAACTGGAGCACCCCCGACGAGGTGATCGTCGGCTTCGAGAAGGGTGTGCCGGTGTCCATCGACGGCCGCCCGGTCACCGTGTTGGAGGCCATCGTCGAGCTGAACCGGCGTGCCGGTGCCCAGGGTGTCGGCCGACTCGACGTGGTCGAGGATCGCCTCGTCGGCATCAAGAGTCGCGAGATCTATGAGGCGCCTGGCGCCATGGTCCTGATCACCGCGCACACCGAACTCGAGCACGTCACCCTGGAACGCGAACTGGGCCGCTACAAGCGCGGCACCGACCAGAAGTGGGGCGAGCTGGTCTACGACGGCCTCTGGTACTCGCCGCTCAAGCGGGCCCTGGAGTCGTTCGTCGCGCACACCCAGGAACATGTGACCGGCGAGATCCGGCTGGTGCTGCACGGCGGGCACATCGCCGTCAACGGCCGGCGCAGCCCCACCTCGCTGTACGACTTCAATCTGGCCACCTACGACGAGGGCGACAGCTTCGACCAGTCGTCGGCCAAGGGTTTCGTGCACGTGCACGGTCTGTCCAGCAAGATCTCGGCCAAGCGCGACCTCGGTCTGTAG
- the argF gene encoding ornithine carbamoyltransferase has protein sequence MTLRHFLRDDDLSPAEQAEVLALAAELKKAPFSKRPLEGPRGVAVIFEKNSTRTRFSFEMGIAQLGGHAVVVDGRSTQLGREETLEDTGVVLSRYVDAIVWRTFAQERLTAMASGASVPIVNALSDEFHPCQVLADLQTLAERKGGISALKGLKLTYFGDGANNMAHSLMLGGVTAGISVTIAAPAGFEPHPQFVDAARRRAAETGATVTLSSDPKAAAEGIDVLVTDTWTSMGQENDGLDRVRPFRPFQVNNELVKLADPDAVVLHCLPAHRGHEITDEVIDGPQSAVFDEAENRLHAQKALLVWLLERS, from the coding sequence ATGACACTGCGACATTTCCTCCGCGATGACGACCTGAGCCCGGCCGAACAGGCCGAGGTGCTGGCCCTGGCCGCCGAACTCAAGAAGGCGCCGTTCAGCAAGCGCCCACTGGAGGGCCCCCGTGGGGTGGCCGTCATCTTCGAGAAGAACTCCACCCGCACCCGGTTCTCCTTCGAAATGGGGATCGCGCAACTGGGCGGACACGCCGTGGTGGTCGATGGGCGCAGCACCCAGCTGGGGCGCGAGGAAACCCTCGAGGACACCGGGGTGGTGCTGTCGCGCTATGTCGATGCCATCGTGTGGCGCACTTTTGCCCAGGAACGCCTGACCGCCATGGCGAGTGGTGCCTCCGTCCCGATTGTCAATGCGCTCTCCGACGAGTTCCATCCCTGCCAGGTGCTGGCCGATCTGCAGACGCTGGCCGAACGCAAGGGCGGGATATCCGCCCTCAAAGGGCTGAAGCTGACCTACTTCGGCGACGGCGCGAACAACATGGCACATTCGCTGATGCTGGGCGGTGTCACGGCCGGTATCAGCGTGACGATCGCCGCGCCCGCCGGTTTCGAACCGCATCCGCAGTTCGTCGACGCCGCCAGACGCCGCGCCGCCGAGACCGGGGCGACCGTCACCCTCAGCAGCGACCCGAAGGCCGCCGCCGAGGGGATCGACGTCCTGGTGACCGACACCTGGACGTCGATGGGTCAGGAGAACGACGGCCTGGACCGGGTACGCCCGTTCCGCCCGTTCCAGGTCAACAACGAGCTGGTCAAGCTCGCCGACCCGGATGCGGTGGTGCTGCATTGCCTTCCGGCGCACCGCGGACACGAGATCACCGACGAGGTGATCGACGGTCCGCAGAGCGCGGTGTTCGACGAGGCGGAGAACCGGCTGCACGCGCAGAAAGCGCTGCTGGTGTGGCTGTTGGAGCGTTCCTGA
- the argC gene encoding N-acetyl-gamma-glutamyl-phosphate reductase has product MTSVAVAGASGYAGGEILRLLLGHPAYADGRLTIGALTAAASAGSTLAEHHPHLLPLAGRVLEPTDAAVLAGHDVVFLGLPHGHSAALAEQLGDTVIIDCGADFRLTDAADWERFYGSAHAGTWPYGLPELPGNRESLNGATRIAVPGCYPTAALLALLPAVAADLVDPNVTVVAVSGTSGAGKAAKVDLLGSEVIGSARAYNIAGKHRHTPEIAQGLRKVTDKDVTVSFTPVLIPTARGILATCTARTAATAGEIRAAYEKAYDDEPFIHLLPEGQLPKTGSVIGSNAAQLAVAVDEDAKTLVAICAIDNLTKGTGGAAVQSMNLALGWPETEGLSIVGVAP; this is encoded by the coding sequence ATGACTTCGGTAGCTGTCGCCGGTGCCAGCGGCTATGCGGGCGGGGAGATCCTGCGGCTGTTGCTGGGCCACCCCGCATACGCCGACGGGCGTCTGACCATCGGTGCTCTGACGGCGGCGGCGAGTGCAGGCAGCACCCTGGCCGAGCATCACCCGCATCTGCTGCCGCTGGCCGGGCGGGTGCTGGAGCCCACCGACGCCGCCGTGCTCGCCGGCCATGACGTGGTGTTCCTCGGACTGCCGCACGGACATTCGGCGGCGTTGGCCGAACAGCTCGGCGACACCGTGATCATCGACTGTGGTGCCGATTTCCGGCTCACCGACGCCGCCGACTGGGAGCGGTTCTACGGTTCCGCGCATGCCGGTACCTGGCCCTACGGCCTGCCCGAGCTGCCCGGTAACCGGGAATCGCTCAACGGGGCCACCCGGATCGCCGTGCCCGGCTGCTACCCGACGGCGGCGCTGTTGGCGCTGCTGCCCGCCGTCGCCGCGGACCTGGTGGATCCGAATGTCACCGTCGTGGCCGTGAGTGGCACGTCGGGAGCCGGCAAGGCCGCCAAGGTGGACCTGCTCGGCTCCGAGGTCATCGGGTCGGCGCGGGCCTACAACATCGCGGGCAAGCACCGGCACACCCCGGAGATCGCGCAGGGTCTGCGCAAGGTCACCGACAAGGACGTCACCGTGTCGTTCACCCCGGTGCTCATCCCCACGGCGCGCGGCATCCTGGCCACCTGCACCGCGCGCACCGCCGCGACTGCCGGTGAGATCCGTGCCGCCTATGAAAAGGCCTATGACGATGAACCTTTCATCCACCTGCTGCCGGAGGGGCAGCTGCCCAAGACCGGTTCGGTGATCGGCAGCAACGCCGCTCAGCTGGCCGTCGCGGTGGACGAAGACGCCAAAACCCTGGTGGCGATCTGCGCGATCGACAACCTGACCAAGGGCACCGGAGGTGCCGCCGTGCAATCGATGAACCTGGCCCTCGGCTGGCCCGAAACAGAAGGACTGTCCATCGTGGGAGTGGCACCGTGA
- the pheT gene encoding phenylalanine--tRNA ligase subunit beta, whose protein sequence is MRIPYSWLRDVIRAGAPGWDSSVDELEATLVRIGHEVEEILPLGPVTGPLTVGRVVEIEELTEFKKPIRACKVNVGEQEPRDIVCGARNFAVGDLVVVALPGTVLPGDFRIAQRKTYGRTSDGMICSAAELNLGAEQSGIIVLPPGTAEPGASGIEVLGLDDVVFNLAITPDRGYCLSIRGMARDIACALDLDFVDPADIPALPVEGEAWPLTVQPGTGVQRFGLRPVTGIDPAAVSPWWLQRRLLLSGIRAISPAVDVTNYVMLEIGHPMHAHDQSLINGAFNVRFAEEGEQVVTLDDVTRTLNAGDVLIVDDVATAAIGGVMGAGTTEVRDSTTDVLLEAAVWDPAAVSRTQRRLRLSSEAGRRYERTVDPAISVAALDRCAALLVEIAGGTVQPKLTDWRGDPPRTDWTRPPVSMPIDLPDRTAGITYAEGVTPRRLAQIGAEVSVADGVITAIPPSWRPDLREPADLVEEVLRLEGLDLIPSVLPHAPAGRGLTPVQKRRRAVGKSLALNGYVEVLPTPFLPAGVFDTWGLGPDDPRRNTTTVLNPLEADRPHLATTLLPGLLEALVRNVSRGAVDAALFAIAEVVLPTADTRAVQRIPTDRRPTEEEIAGLDASLPRQPEHVGVVLTGLREPAGPWGAGRKVEAADAFEAVRVIGRAVGTELTLRAAQELPWHPGRCAEVFAGETSVGFAGQLHPAVVERAGLPAGTCAVELDLDAIPIVERLPAPSVSPFPAVFQDISLIVAAEVEAQAVVDVVRAGAGELLEDVRLFDVYTGPQIGEGRKSLTLALRFRAADRTLTEDEASAARDAAVAAAAEQVGATQRA, encoded by the coding sequence ATGCGTATTCCCTACAGCTGGCTCCGTGACGTGATCCGGGCCGGCGCGCCGGGCTGGGACAGCAGCGTCGACGAGCTCGAAGCGACGTTGGTCCGTATCGGCCACGAGGTCGAGGAGATCCTTCCGCTGGGGCCGGTCACCGGTCCGCTGACCGTGGGCCGGGTCGTCGAGATCGAGGAACTCACCGAGTTCAAGAAACCCATCCGGGCCTGCAAGGTCAATGTCGGCGAACAAGAGCCACGCGATATCGTCTGCGGCGCACGCAATTTCGCGGTCGGTGACCTGGTGGTCGTGGCGCTGCCCGGCACGGTGTTGCCGGGCGATTTCCGCATCGCCCAGCGCAAGACCTACGGCCGTACCTCCGACGGCATGATCTGTTCGGCCGCCGAACTGAACCTTGGTGCCGAGCAGTCCGGGATCATCGTGCTGCCGCCGGGCACCGCCGAGCCGGGAGCCTCCGGTATCGAGGTGCTGGGCCTGGACGACGTGGTGTTCAACCTGGCCATCACCCCGGACCGCGGCTACTGCCTGTCAATCCGCGGTATGGCACGCGATATCGCGTGCGCTTTGGATCTGGACTTCGTCGACCCCGCCGATATCCCGGCCCTGCCGGTCGAGGGGGAGGCCTGGCCGCTGACCGTGCAACCCGGTACTGGGGTACAGCGGTTCGGGCTGCGGCCGGTCACCGGGATCGATCCCGCCGCGGTGTCGCCGTGGTGGCTGCAGCGCCGGCTACTGCTGTCCGGTATCCGGGCCATCTCGCCCGCCGTCGACGTCACCAACTACGTGATGCTCGAGATCGGGCACCCGATGCACGCCCATGACCAGTCCCTGATCAACGGTGCATTCAACGTGCGCTTCGCCGAAGAGGGCGAGCAGGTGGTCACGCTCGACGATGTGACCCGCACGCTGAACGCCGGTGACGTGCTGATCGTCGACGATGTGGCGACCGCTGCGATCGGTGGCGTGATGGGTGCCGGCACCACCGAGGTCCGGGACTCCACCACCGACGTGCTGCTCGAAGCCGCGGTGTGGGATCCAGCCGCGGTGTCACGCACCCAGCGCCGGTTGCGCCTCTCCAGTGAGGCCGGACGCCGTTACGAGCGGACCGTGGATCCGGCCATTTCGGTAGCCGCCTTGGATCGTTGCGCCGCTCTGCTTGTCGAGATAGCCGGTGGCACAGTACAACCCAAGCTGACGGACTGGCGTGGCGATCCGCCGCGCACCGACTGGACGCGTCCGCCGGTGAGCATGCCGATCGACCTGCCCGATCGCACCGCCGGGATCACCTACGCCGAGGGCGTGACACCACGGCGCCTCGCCCAGATCGGTGCCGAGGTGTCGGTGGCCGACGGGGTGATCACCGCGATCCCGCCGAGCTGGCGTCCCGATCTGCGGGAGCCTGCGGACCTGGTGGAGGAGGTGCTGCGCCTGGAAGGGCTCGACCTCATCCCGTCGGTGCTGCCGCACGCGCCCGCCGGTCGTGGCCTGACACCGGTGCAGAAGCGCCGTCGTGCCGTCGGGAAGTCGTTGGCACTCAACGGCTACGTCGAGGTGTTGCCGACCCCGTTCCTGCCGGCCGGGGTGTTCGACACCTGGGGACTGGGACCCGACGATCCGCGCCGGAACACCACGACAGTGCTCAATCCACTGGAAGCCGACCGTCCGCATCTGGCCACCACGCTGTTGCCCGGACTGCTGGAAGCCCTGGTGCGCAACGTGTCCCGCGGCGCGGTCGACGCCGCGCTGTTCGCCATCGCCGAAGTGGTGCTGCCCACCGCCGACACCCGCGCGGTGCAGCGCATCCCGACAGACCGGCGGCCGACCGAGGAGGAGATCGCCGGGCTGGACGCATCGCTACCGCGACAGCCCGAACATGTCGGTGTGGTGCTCACCGGACTGCGCGAGCCGGCCGGGCCCTGGGGTGCCGGCCGTAAGGTCGAGGCCGCCGACGCGTTCGAGGCGGTGCGGGTGATCGGCCGTGCGGTCGGAACCGAACTGACCCTGCGGGCCGCCCAAGAGCTGCCGTGGCATCCGGGCCGTTGCGCCGAGGTCTTCGCCGGGGAGACATCCGTCGGCTTCGCGGGGCAACTGCACCCGGCGGTGGTCGAGCGCGCCGGATTGCCGGCGGGCACCTGCGCGGTGGAATTGGATCTGGACGCGATCCCGATCGTGGAGCGACTGCCCGCCCCGTCGGTATCGCCGTTCCCGGCGGTGTTCCAAGACATCAGCCTCATCGTCGCCGCGGAGGTCGAGGCCCAAGCGGTCGTCGACGTGGTGCGTGCCGGGGCCGGCGAGCTGCTGGAGGATGTCCGGTTGTTCGACGTATACACCGGCCCGCAGATCGGGGAGGGGCGCAAGTCGTTGACGCTGGCGCTGCGGTTCCGAGCCGCCGATCGGACCCTGACCGAGGATGAGGCCAGCGCGGCACGCGATGCCGCGGTGGCGGCCGCCGCTGAACAGGTCGGAGCCACCCAGCGCGCCTGA
- the argJ gene encoding bifunctional glutamate N-acetyltransferase/amino-acid acetyltransferase ArgJ translates to MSAEGKNDATREGKLVRTQGVTAPAGFRATGISAGIKASGALDLALVFNEGPDHGAAGVFTRNQIKAAPVQWSQQVLTTGRLRAVILNSGGANACTGPLGFQDTHATAEALAAALSDWGTETGAIEVAVCSTGLIGDRLPMEKVLAGVTEIVHEMAGGLTGGEEAARAIMTTDTVPKQVALHHPGDWTVGGMAKGAGMLAPSLATMLVVITTDAVADAKSLDTALRRAAARTFDRLDVDGSCSTNDTVLLLASGASEIAPSQDDLDDAVFAVCDDLCAQLQADAEGVTKRVTITVQGAAGEDDALVAARAVARDSLVKTALFGSDPNWGRVLAAVGIAPVKLDPQRISVSFNGYPVCIDGAGAPGAREADLSGADIEVVIDLAVGTDTASVRTTDLSHGYVEENSAYSS, encoded by the coding sequence GTGAGCGCCGAGGGCAAGAACGACGCGACCCGGGAAGGGAAACTCGTCCGTACTCAGGGCGTCACCGCCCCCGCGGGGTTCCGGGCCACCGGAATCTCGGCCGGTATCAAGGCATCCGGCGCGCTGGACTTGGCGCTGGTGTTCAACGAAGGTCCTGATCACGGCGCCGCGGGAGTGTTCACCCGCAACCAGATCAAGGCCGCGCCCGTGCAGTGGTCTCAACAGGTGCTCACCACCGGGCGGTTGCGCGCGGTCATTCTGAACTCCGGCGGCGCCAACGCCTGCACCGGCCCGCTGGGATTCCAGGACACCCACGCCACCGCGGAGGCGCTCGCCGCGGCGCTGTCCGACTGGGGGACCGAGACCGGCGCCATCGAGGTGGCGGTGTGCTCGACCGGCCTCATCGGCGACCGGCTGCCGATGGAGAAGGTGCTGGCCGGGGTCACCGAGATCGTGCACGAGATGGCCGGTGGACTCACCGGTGGCGAAGAGGCCGCGCGGGCCATCATGACGACCGACACCGTGCCCAAGCAGGTCGCGCTGCATCACCCCGGAGACTGGACCGTCGGCGGCATGGCCAAGGGTGCGGGCATGCTCGCCCCGTCGCTGGCCACCATGCTGGTGGTGATCACCACCGACGCGGTTGCCGACGCGAAATCGCTGGATACCGCGCTCCGGCGCGCCGCCGCAAGGACTTTCGACCGCCTCGACGTCGACGGTAGCTGCTCGACGAACGACACCGTGCTGCTGTTGGCCTCCGGCGCCAGCGAGATCGCGCCCAGCCAGGACGATCTCGACGACGCGGTGTTCGCCGTGTGCGACGATCTGTGCGCCCAGCTGCAGGCCGACGCCGAGGGTGTCACCAAGCGGGTCACCATCACGGTCCAGGGCGCCGCCGGCGAGGACGATGCGCTGGTGGCCGCCCGCGCGGTGGCCCGCGACAGTCTGGTCAAGACCGCGCTGTTCGGCTCGGATCCGAACTGGGGCCGGGTGCTGGCCGCCGTCGGCATTGCGCCGGTGAAGCTGGATCCGCAGCGGATCAGTGTGTCGTTCAACGGTTATCCGGTGTGCATCGACGGGGCCGGTGCCCCCGGTGCCCGCGAGGCCGATCTGTCCGGCGCGGATATCGAGGTCGTCATCGACCTCGCCGTGGGCACCGATACCGCGTCGGTCAGGACCACCGATCTGTCGCACGGGTACGTCGAAGAGAACTCGGCCTACTCGTCGTGA
- a CDS encoding acetylornithine transaminase — protein sequence MSDLANQLSLQTRWEAVMMNNYGTPPLALASGEGAVVTDVDGKSYLDLLGGIAVNLLGHRHRAVIDAVTTQLNTLGHTSNLYATEPGIALAEKLVDHLGHPARVFFCNSGTEANEVAFKITRLTGRTNIVAAEGAFHGRTMGSLALTGQPAKQAPFEPLPGNVTHVPYGDAEALARAVDDRTAAVFLEPIMGEGGVVVPPAGYLVKAREITAKHGALLVLDEVQTGVGRTGAFYAHQHDGITPDIVTLAKGLGGGLPIGACLALGATGDLLTPGLHGSTFGGNPVCTAAALGVLKALADEDLVAKAGVLGKTISHGIEELGHPLVDHVRGKGLLQGIVLTAPSAKGVEASARDAGFLVNAAAPDVIRLAPPLIITEAQIEQFLTALPAILDAS from the coding sequence ATGAGCGACTTGGCGAATCAACTCAGTCTCCAAACCCGCTGGGAAGCGGTGATGATGAACAACTACGGCACCCCGCCGCTGGCACTGGCCAGCGGGGAGGGCGCGGTGGTCACCGACGTCGACGGCAAGTCCTACCTGGACCTGCTCGGCGGGATCGCGGTGAACCTGCTCGGCCATCGCCACCGGGCCGTCATCGACGCCGTCACCACGCAGCTCAACACGTTGGGCCACACCTCGAATCTGTATGCCACCGAGCCGGGAATCGCGCTCGCCGAGAAACTCGTCGACCACCTCGGCCATCCTGCGCGGGTGTTCTTCTGCAACTCGGGCACCGAGGCCAACGAGGTCGCCTTCAAGATCACCCGGCTGACCGGGCGGACGAATATCGTTGCCGCTGAAGGCGCTTTCCATGGCCGCACCATGGGCTCGCTGGCCTTGACCGGCCAGCCGGCCAAGCAGGCGCCGTTCGAGCCGCTGCCCGGAAATGTCACCCACGTGCCGTACGGCGATGCCGAGGCGCTCGCGCGGGCCGTGGATGACCGCACCGCGGCGGTGTTCCTCGAACCGATCATGGGGGAGGGCGGCGTTGTCGTTCCGCCGGCCGGCTACCTGGTCAAGGCGCGTGAGATCACCGCGAAACACGGTGCGCTGCTGGTGCTCGACGAGGTGCAGACAGGTGTCGGGCGTACCGGCGCCTTCTACGCGCATCAACACGACGGCATCACCCCCGACATCGTCACCCTGGCCAAGGGCCTGGGCGGCGGCCTGCCGATCGGTGCCTGCCTGGCCCTCGGTGCGACCGGCGACCTGCTCACCCCGGGCCTGCACGGCAGCACCTTCGGCGGTAACCCGGTGTGCACCGCGGCGGCCCTGGGTGTGCTCAAGGCCCTGGCCGACGAGGATCTCGTCGCCAAAGCCGGAGTGCTGGGTAAGACCATCAGCCACGGGATCGAAGAACTGGGCCATCCGCTCGTCGACCACGTCCGGGGCAAGGGCCTGCTGCAGGGCATCGTGCTCACCGCACCCAGCGCCAAGGGCGTCGAGGCAAGCGCACGCGACGCCGGCTTCCTGGTGAACGCCGCCGCACCCGATGTGATCCGGCTGGCCCCACCGCTGATCATCACCGAAGCGCAGATCGAACAGTTCCTCACTGCCCTGCCCGCGATACTGGACGCCTCATGA